The genome window TGGTCTTAAATCTAAACTTAAGAGTTCTGTATGGAAGAAAACCAAATCTATAGTTTAAGAGTTCGTCTATCATCCCTGTGAAAATTAATATCCCATTGTAAGTTTTTTTCTGAAAGTAAATCTGATTGTTTTTTATATCAATGACATCTTTAAAGTTTGTGTTAGACCATATGGTTATATCAGGATGATTTAACATATTTTCAAAAATTCTTGCATATCCATATTCAGGAACTACCTGATATCTGTTATTAAAATATCTGTTATCCTTTCCTATAGTAATTGGAACTCTTTCCAATACTTCTTTATGTAGCATTCTGGGACTTGTACCCCACTGTTTTTTCGTGTAATTCTCAAAAATTTTTTTATATACATAACCTGCCAGAAACTGCAAGTCCTTATCCTTGTTTTTCTTTAATTCAAATATTGATATTCTTGTTCCATATTGATATTTTCTCAATAATTTTTGTTTCAACCTTTCTGCAATTTCTCTGGGAAACAGTATATCTATACTATTAAAATTAAAAGGAATAGGCACTGCCTTTCCATCAACAAAAGCAAGCGCTTTATGGTGATAGATATTCCAGGTAGTAAAATTAGAGAGATATGCGAAAATATCTTTATCATCTGTATGAAAAAGATGAGGTCCATATCTATGTATTATAATGCCATTTTTATCCCTGTAATCCCAGCAGTTTCCACCTATATGAGCTCTTTTTTCTATTATTAAAACTTTTTTGTTTAAAACACGCGTTATTC of bacterium contains these proteins:
- the glf gene encoding UDP-galactopyranose mutase, which encodes MFNYIIIGAGFAGSVIAERITRVLNKKVLIIEKRAHIGGNCWDYRDKNGIIIHRYGPHLFHTDDKDIFAYLSNFTTWNIYHHKALAFVDGKAVPIPFNFNSIDILFPREIAERLKQKLLRKYQYGTRISIFELKKNKDKDLQFLAGYVYKKIFENYTKKQWGTSPRMLHKEVLERVPITIGKDNRYFNNRYQVVPEYGYARIFENMLNHPDITIWSNTNFKDVIDIKNNQIYFQKKTYNGILIFTGMIDELLNYRFGFLPYRTLKFRFKTIKQKFYQKVAIVNYPNEYKFTRITEFKHIHPVDTPVTKIVFEYPKKYKIGDIPYYPLFTEAAKQKYYKYLENTQKIRNLILVGRLAEYRYYDMDDVVKRALVVFEEKIK